A section of the Pseudovibrio sp. M1P-2-3 genome encodes:
- the acs gene encoding acetate--CoA ligase, translated as MAGEVFPVPENIADNALLDNEKYLELYQKSVSDPEEFWGEHGQRIDWIKPYTRVKNTSYDPHNVSIKWFEDGTLNVAANCIDRHLSERGDQAAIIWEGDDPSEHKTITYKELGIAVNRFANALLANGVTKGERVTIYMPMIPEAAYAMLACARIGAIHSIVFGGFSPESLAGRIEGCQSRFVITADEGIRGGRKVPLKANTDAAIEKCGGVDKVFVVQRTGEPVNMVDGRDVWYHEEVEKASADCPPAEMNAEDPLFILYTSGSTGQPKGVLHTSGGYLVYASMTHQYVFDYKPGEVYWCTADVGWVTGHSYIVYGPLANGATTLMFEGVPNYPTSARLWEVCDKHKVNIFYTAPTAIRALMGAGDDLVKQTSRDSLRILGSVGEPINPEAWMWYYNVVGEGRCPIVDTWWQTETGGILISPLPGATDLKPGSATRPFFGVQPAIVDGAGNFLEGACEGNLVITDSWPGQMRSVYGDHERFVQTYFSSYKGLYFTGDGCRRDEDGYYWITGRVDDVINVSGHRMGTAEVESALVAHDKVSEAAVVGYPHDLKGQGIYAYVTLMEGEEPTEELRLALVKHVRSEIGPIASPDLIQFSPGLPKTRSGKIMRRILRKIAEDSFENLGDTSTLADPTVVGELIDNRQNR; from the coding sequence ATGGCAGGAGAAGTTTTTCCAGTTCCTGAAAATATTGCTGATAATGCTTTGCTCGATAACGAGAAATACTTGGAGCTCTATCAAAAATCGGTTTCTGACCCCGAAGAGTTTTGGGGGGAGCATGGCCAGCGCATTGATTGGATCAAGCCTTACACTCGGGTGAAAAACACCAGTTATGATCCCCATAATGTGTCTATCAAATGGTTTGAGGATGGCACCTTGAATGTGGCGGCCAACTGCATTGACAGGCATTTGAGCGAGCGCGGCGATCAGGCTGCGATTATCTGGGAAGGAGATGACCCTTCCGAGCATAAAACTATCACCTATAAAGAGCTGGGCATTGCCGTAAACCGCTTTGCAAATGCGCTTTTGGCAAACGGTGTCACCAAGGGAGAGCGTGTCACCATCTATATGCCGATGATACCCGAGGCTGCCTATGCCATGCTGGCATGTGCCAGAATTGGGGCTATTCACTCCATCGTATTTGGTGGGTTTTCCCCCGAAAGCCTCGCGGGGCGTATTGAGGGGTGCCAATCCCGTTTTGTGATTACTGCTGACGAAGGGATACGCGGCGGGCGTAAGGTCCCTCTCAAAGCCAACACAGATGCCGCAATTGAAAAGTGCGGCGGTGTTGACAAGGTTTTTGTGGTCCAGCGCACTGGCGAGCCTGTTAACATGGTTGATGGCCGTGATGTCTGGTATCACGAAGAAGTTGAGAAGGCCTCGGCAGATTGCCCACCTGCTGAAATGAATGCGGAAGATCCGCTGTTTATTCTCTACACTTCCGGCTCCACTGGACAGCCGAAGGGTGTGCTGCACACCAGTGGCGGGTATCTGGTGTATGCATCCATGACCCATCAGTATGTCTTCGACTATAAACCCGGTGAGGTTTACTGGTGCACCGCCGATGTGGGCTGGGTGACGGGCCACAGCTATATTGTTTATGGGCCACTGGCCAACGGTGCCACAACCTTGATGTTTGAAGGCGTGCCAAACTACCCCACTTCCGCAAGACTCTGGGAAGTATGTGACAAGCACAAGGTCAATATCTTCTACACTGCTCCAACTGCTATTCGTGCCCTCATGGGGGCGGGCGATGATCTGGTAAAGCAAACCTCCCGTGACTCCCTGCGTATTTTGGGCTCTGTGGGCGAGCCTATCAATCCGGAAGCCTGGATGTGGTATTACAATGTGGTTGGCGAAGGGCGCTGTCCTATTGTGGACACATGGTGGCAGACGGAAACCGGCGGCATCCTCATTTCTCCCCTGCCCGGCGCGACGGATTTGAAACCCGGCTCTGCCACACGGCCCTTCTTTGGCGTTCAGCCCGCCATTGTTGATGGCGCTGGCAACTTTCTGGAGGGCGCCTGTGAAGGCAATCTGGTGATCACCGACAGCTGGCCGGGACAAATGCGCTCTGTTTACGGGGATCATGAACGCTTTGTGCAGACTTACTTTTCCTCCTACAAGGGGCTCTACTTCACCGGAGATGGCTGCCGGCGGGACGAGGACGGTTATTACTGGATCACAGGCCGCGTGGACGATGTGATCAACGTCTCCGGTCACCGTATGGGCACCGCCGAGGTGGAAAGCGCCCTTGTAGCCCATGACAAGGTCTCCGAAGCCGCTGTGGTGGGCTACCCCCATGACCTGAAGGGACAGGGAATTTATGCCTATGTGACCCTTATGGAGGGCGAAGAGCCAACGGAGGAGCTAAGACTAGCCCTTGTGAAACATGTCCGCTCGGAAATCGGTCCTATCGCCTCGCCCGATTTGATCCAGTTCTCTCCGGGCCTGCCAAAAACCCGCTCCGGCAAAATTATGCGCCGCATCCTGCGCAAGATTGCCGAGGACTCCTTTGAAAACTTAGGAGACACCTCAACCCTTGCCGACCCCACAGTGGTTGGCGAGTTGATTGACAACCGGCAAAACCGGTGA
- a CDS encoding pilus assembly protein yields the protein MRSPKSTLIKRFLKSNDGAIAVITGLMMVVLIIMAGAAIDLARTIKTKQTISNAIDNAVLAVAYKATTVELKEGEAETEFEQFFLANINRKALNSANGDNGSSGLYRDIKLASPSLSFSDDKDKINVSVTAQVPTFFLKLLPLLGGSSLETLSVTSSAQATLPTKKVEIALVLDTTYSMNDPADLTQSKIAALRSAAEDLVKTVMPPDDNSADSKVRVSVIPYSSGVNLGSNAAIVSRGTSNKGCVTERVGDSQYTDDYYDADSASFSSYYGGGSGDDNGIYGINCPNAELLPLTTKRSDVTSKISTLAPMGGTAGQSGLSWGWNSISPDWGTFLGSSTAASSYTSEDTLKFIVFMTDGVFNQVFRKEDKIKKDYRPYECFDTEPSNNWNSFYEEECKKDAVDLANNTVENLCKNIKAKDIKIYSIYFDKCEKVEVEKEDGSKNGKRNGRGKGGGKGGDDKEYVCTYKNQNTETIKKCASSPADFYNAEGAAGLNQAFSKIANDIQSIFLSK from the coding sequence ATGCGCAGTCCGAAATCGACCCTAATCAAAAGATTTCTAAAGTCCAACGACGGAGCCATTGCTGTAATTACCGGCTTAATGATGGTCGTTCTTATTATCATGGCCGGTGCAGCGATAGATCTGGCCCGAACCATCAAAACCAAACAAACAATCAGCAATGCGATCGACAATGCGGTTTTGGCGGTGGCGTATAAAGCGACGACAGTTGAGTTGAAAGAAGGGGAAGCCGAGACAGAATTTGAGCAATTCTTCCTCGCAAACATCAATAGAAAAGCCCTGAATTCCGCAAATGGTGACAATGGAAGCAGTGGGCTTTATCGGGATATCAAACTGGCGAGCCCTAGTCTCAGCTTTTCAGATGACAAAGACAAAATCAATGTATCGGTGACGGCGCAGGTTCCAACTTTCTTTCTAAAGCTTCTTCCATTACTTGGAGGCAGCTCCCTAGAAACCCTAAGCGTCACGTCAAGTGCTCAGGCAACGTTGCCTACGAAAAAAGTAGAGATTGCACTGGTTTTGGATACAACTTATTCGATGAATGATCCTGCGGATCTCACTCAATCAAAAATAGCAGCGCTTCGCTCTGCAGCAGAAGATCTTGTAAAGACAGTAATGCCACCGGATGACAATTCGGCTGATAGCAAAGTACGGGTATCTGTCATACCTTACAGTTCTGGTGTTAATCTTGGTAGCAATGCAGCGATTGTATCGCGGGGAACATCAAACAAAGGCTGTGTTACAGAACGGGTCGGAGATAGTCAGTATACAGATGATTACTATGATGCTGACTCCGCTAGTTTTTCTAGTTATTATGGTGGTGGAAGTGGAGATGACAACGGGATTTATGGTATCAATTGCCCTAATGCTGAACTTCTTCCCCTAACAACAAAACGTAGTGATGTTACTAGTAAAATTAGTACATTAGCTCCAATGGGCGGAACTGCTGGCCAAAGTGGTTTGTCATGGGGCTGGAATTCAATCTCACCTGACTGGGGAACTTTTTTAGGGTCAAGCACCGCTGCGAGTTCATATACATCAGAAGATACCTTGAAGTTCATAGTCTTTATGACTGACGGTGTATTTAACCAAGTCTTTAGAAAAGAAGACAAAATCAAAAAAGATTATAGGCCGTATGAATGTTTTGATACAGAGCCGTCAAATAATTGGAATAGTTTTTATGAGGAAGAGTGTAAAAAGGATGCAGTAGACTTGGCAAATAATACAGTAGAAAATTTATGTAAAAATATAAAAGCAAAAGATATTAAAATTTATTCTATTTACTTTGATAAATGTGAGAAAGTTGAGGTTGAAAAGGAAGACGGTAGCAAGAATGGTAAACGAAATGGAAGAGGAAAGGGAGGCGGTAAAGGCGGAGACGACAAAGAGTATGTATGTACCTATAAGAATCAAAATACGGAAACCATAAAAAAATGTGCCTCATCTCCTGCAGACTTTTATAATGCAGAAGGTGCTGCTGGCCTTAATCAAGCCTTTTCAAAAATAGCAAACGACATCCAAAGCATATTCCTTTCCAAGTAA
- a CDS encoding HNH endonuclease, whose protein sequence is MTISVSSGSNPALVLNADYRPLSYYPLSLWSWQETVKAVFLERVNIVSEYEACVRSPSFTLRLPSVVALKYFVPTNRHPAFTRFNVFLRDKFECQYCGSRNDLTFDHLIPRSKGGQTTWQNVITACSPCNLRKSNRLWQEMQMRPRQMPYLPKVTDLHRNGRQFPPNYLHESWMDFLYWDTELEP, encoded by the coding sequence GTGACTATTTCGGTATCCTCGGGCTCCAATCCTGCATTGGTCCTAAATGCGGATTACCGGCCCTTATCCTATTACCCCTTGTCACTGTGGTCGTGGCAAGAGACTGTTAAAGCTGTTTTTCTGGAACGGGTGAATATCGTATCTGAATACGAGGCTTGTGTGCGCAGCCCAAGCTTTACCCTTCGCCTGCCAAGTGTTGTGGCCCTGAAATATTTCGTGCCCACCAACAGGCATCCGGCATTTACCCGCTTTAATGTTTTCCTGCGCGATAAATTCGAATGCCAATACTGTGGTTCAAGGAATGATTTGACGTTTGACCACCTCATTCCCCGCTCCAAAGGCGGGCAGACCACATGGCAAAACGTGATTACAGCTTGTTCGCCTTGTAACTTGAGAAAGTCAAACCGCTTGTGGCAAGAAATGCAAATGAGGCCACGGCAGATGCCCTACCTGCCAAAAGTAACTGATCTGCACCGAAACGGACGCCAGTTCCCGCCCAACTACCTGCACGAAAGCTGGATGGACTTTCTTTACTGGGATACGGAGCTGGAGCCGTAA
- the leuC gene encoding 3-isopropylmalate dehydratase large subunit, translating to MPQAKTLYDKIWDHHVVSTQDDGTCLLYIDRHLVHEVTSPQAFEGLRMAGRKVRHPKRTLAVVDHNVPTTDRSKGIDDPESALQVNTLAKNAAEFGVEYYSEMDKRQGVVHIVGPEQGFTLPGMTIVCGDSHTSTHGAFGSLAHGIGTSEVEHVLASQTLIQQKAKNLRVLVKGKAPVGVTAKDIVLAIIGELGTAGGTGYVIEYAGEAITDLSMEGRMTVCNMSIEAGARAGLIAPDEKTYAYLKGRPKAPKDEQWDQAVEYWSSLFTDEEAAFDHEIVIEAASLKPNVTWGSSPEDVISIDGIVPDPSKIADENRRHSKERALEYMGLEAGTKVTDIAIDRVFIGSCTNGRIEDLREAASVAKGKHVASSVNAMVVPGSGLVKAQAEAEGLDEIFKAAGFEWREPGCSMCLAMNADKLKPGERCASTSNRNFEGRQGFKGRTHLVSPGMAAAAAIAGRFVDVREFQ from the coding sequence ATGCCGCAGGCAAAGACCCTCTATGACAAGATTTGGGATCATCATGTTGTAAGTACGCAGGATGATGGTACCTGCCTACTATACATTGATCGCCATCTCGTTCATGAGGTGACGAGTCCGCAGGCATTTGAAGGCTTGCGCATGGCAGGCCGCAAGGTGCGCCACCCGAAAAGAACGCTGGCTGTGGTGGACCATAACGTTCCAACAACAGACCGTTCCAAAGGGATTGACGACCCTGAAAGCGCCTTGCAGGTGAATACGCTTGCAAAGAACGCTGCCGAGTTCGGCGTTGAATATTATTCTGAAATGGACAAGCGTCAGGGCGTTGTGCATATCGTTGGCCCAGAGCAGGGCTTCACGCTGCCGGGTATGACCATTGTGTGCGGCGATAGCCACACCTCTACTCACGGCGCATTCGGCTCGCTCGCCCATGGCATCGGAACGTCGGAAGTTGAGCATGTGCTTGCTTCCCAAACCTTGATCCAGCAAAAAGCAAAGAACCTGCGTGTTCTTGTGAAAGGCAAAGCGCCTGTCGGCGTCACCGCCAAAGATATCGTTCTGGCGATCATTGGTGAGCTGGGCACTGCTGGCGGCACCGGATATGTGATTGAATATGCAGGTGAGGCGATTACGGACCTGTCTATGGAAGGTCGTATGACCGTGTGCAACATGTCCATTGAGGCTGGCGCGCGTGCTGGTCTTATCGCGCCAGATGAAAAAACATATGCCTACCTGAAAGGCCGTCCAAAAGCGCCGAAGGACGAGCAGTGGGATCAGGCCGTTGAGTACTGGTCCAGCCTGTTCACCGATGAAGAAGCGGCTTTTGACCATGAAATCGTTATTGAAGCGGCATCTTTGAAGCCCAACGTCACATGGGGCTCTTCCCCGGAAGATGTTATTTCGATTGATGGGATCGTTCCTGACCCAAGCAAGATTGCAGATGAAAACCGCCGTCACTCAAAAGAACGTGCGTTGGAATACATGGGGCTGGAAGCTGGCACCAAGGTGACAGACATTGCCATCGACCGCGTGTTTATCGGCTCCTGTACAAACGGACGTATTGAAGACCTGCGCGAAGCTGCAAGCGTTGCCAAAGGTAAACATGTGGCAAGCTCTGTCAATGCCATGGTGGTTCCCGGTTCCGGCCTTGTGAAGGCACAGGCAGAAGCGGAAGGTCTGGACGAGATTTTCAAGGCCGCTGGCTTTGAGTGGCGTGAGCCTGGTTGTTCCATGTGTCTGGCCATGAACGCGGATAAGCTGAAGCCGGGTGAGCGTTGCGCCTCCACATCAAACCGCAACTTCGAAGGCCGTCAGGGCTTCAAGGGCAGAACCCATCTCGTTTCCCCGGGCATGGCCGCCGCCGCTGCAATTGCAGGCCGGTTTGTGGATGTGAGAGAGTTCCAGTAA
- a CDS encoding ImmA/IrrE family metallo-endopeptidase, which yields MTSTVAKGNELENKFYKYLRDQQDRGDLVYGAYPGELCKIHKKKKYLCNFRGGEVEFDVVLEIYAKGRTSPQIYVVFECKNYGNSIPEIEVNDFSHKLERIFKHAVKGVFVVSTRLQSGAEHVVRNSRIGIVKYDEHGFEVVSDRTGNTCLERGYVGSQIFSNVNQPNPLKFSAYYGGSFFGSLNHFLGAIISNKPIDDGLESKRINIPYVSFDDLNTSAQYLLEVIDYFDGDVDLKKICATLNIDLQCSKEKITNNYGNPILGSANFDQKTIKINFHKNKERKRFTIAHEIGHFYMQHDRYLRSETHIENDLLLDSDRENEFHYERLEYQANTFASCLLLPEKSFLRKIEEYRAGLDIKNRGHGYIYVDDQPCNYTIYKLFLTQLKLHFKVSEQAIEIKLKKMGLLNDQRAFSLAKL from the coding sequence ATGACGAGTACTGTAGCAAAGGGAAATGAACTCGAAAACAAGTTCTATAAATACCTCCGAGACCAACAAGATCGAGGGGATTTAGTCTATGGAGCATATCCTGGTGAACTTTGTAAGATTCATAAAAAGAAAAAGTACCTCTGTAATTTTCGCGGAGGCGAAGTTGAATTTGATGTTGTTCTCGAGATTTATGCCAAAGGAAGAACTTCACCACAAATATACGTGGTTTTTGAATGTAAAAATTATGGAAACAGTATTCCCGAAATCGAAGTTAATGATTTTTCACATAAGTTAGAGCGAATATTCAAGCACGCAGTCAAAGGTGTTTTTGTTGTATCAACTCGACTGCAATCCGGGGCTGAGCACGTCGTAAGAAATAGCCGTATTGGAATTGTCAAATATGATGAACATGGCTTTGAAGTCGTCTCTGATCGCACAGGTAACACATGTTTAGAACGTGGTTATGTAGGGTCACAAATCTTTAGCAACGTGAACCAACCCAACCCCTTAAAATTTTCAGCATATTATGGCGGAAGTTTTTTTGGTTCACTCAATCATTTTTTGGGAGCTATTATTTCAAATAAGCCCATAGACGACGGGCTTGAGAGCAAGCGGATAAATATCCCATATGTCTCTTTTGATGATTTAAATACGTCAGCTCAATATCTTCTGGAAGTAATTGATTATTTTGATGGTGACGTTGATCTAAAAAAAATCTGCGCTACACTTAATATTGATCTTCAGTGCTCTAAAGAAAAAATAACCAACAATTACGGTAATCCAATATTAGGATCAGCAAACTTCGATCAGAAAACTATTAAGATTAATTTTCATAAAAATAAGGAACGAAAAAGATTCACCATCGCGCATGAAATCGGGCATTTTTATATGCAACATGATCGCTACTTACGCTCTGAAACCCATATAGAGAATGATCTTTTATTAGATAGTGATAGAGAAAACGAATTTCATTATGAGCGCCTTGAGTATCAAGCCAATACTTTCGCTTCGTGCCTACTCCTTCCCGAAAAGAGCTTCCTGAGAAAAATTGAAGAATATAGGGCAGGTCTAGATATCAAAAACAGAGGCCACGGTTACATCTATGTTGATGATCAACCTTGCAATTATACAATCTACAAACTTTTTCTAACGCAGTTAAAATTGCATTTTAAGGTTTCTGAGCAAGCGATTGAAATTAAGCTCAAGAAGATGGGACTACTTAATGATCAGAGAGCATTCTCATTAGCCAAGCTGTAA
- the rplS gene encoding 50S ribosomal protein L19 has translation MNIIEQLDAEEMARIEENRKLPEFSPGDTVRVLVRVTEGTRTRVQAYEGVCIARSGGGINESFTVRKISYGEGVERVFPIFSPMVEGVEVIRRGRVRRAKLYYLRERRGKSARIVEATNARAKRLNEKAREAAAAVKAAKEAEKAAAKEAAAE, from the coding sequence ATGAATATTATTGAGCAGCTCGATGCTGAAGAAATGGCTCGCATCGAAGAGAACCGCAAGCTTCCTGAATTCTCCCCTGGTGACACTGTTCGTGTTTTGGTTCGCGTAACCGAAGGCACACGTACACGTGTACAGGCTTATGAAGGCGTTTGTATTGCTCGCTCCGGCGGTGGCATCAACGAAAGCTTCACTGTTCGTAAGATTTCTTACGGTGAAGGCGTTGAGCGTGTATTCCCGATCTTCAGCCCAATGGTTGAAGGCGTGGAAGTTATTCGTCGCGGCCGTGTACGTCGTGCGAAACTGTACTACCTGCGTGAGCGTCGCGGTAAGTCTGCACGTATCGTTGAAGCAACTAACGCACGTGCAAAGCGTCTTAACGAAAAAGCTCGTGAAGCTGCTGCTGCTGTTAAAGCTGCAAAAGAAGCTGAAAAAGCCGCTGCAAAAGAAGCCGCTGCTGAATAA
- the trmD gene encoding tRNA (guanosine(37)-N1)-methyltransferase TrmD — translation MTFRASILTLYPEMFPANLGLSLSGKALERGDWTLNAHNIRDYATDKHRSVDDTPSGGGAGMVLKPDILAKAIDDVTEENDPRPRFLMSPRGKPLTQEMARDLAEGPGAIIVCGRFEGVDQRVIEARNLQEVSIGDYILSGGEMAATILLDAVVRLLPGVMGNKESGDSESFENGLLEHPHYTRPVEFEGRPIPDILTGGNHKLIDKWRLEQSQELTKQRRPDLWKAYLDGKKG, via the coding sequence ATGACCTTTAGAGCCAGCATCCTCACTCTTTATCCTGAAATGTTTCCTGCAAATCTGGGCCTGAGCCTTTCGGGGAAAGCGCTGGAGCGGGGGGACTGGACGCTGAACGCCCACAACATCCGCGATTACGCCACCGACAAGCACCGCTCGGTTGATGATACGCCTTCAGGCGGCGGGGCAGGGATGGTGCTCAAGCCGGATATCCTTGCAAAGGCCATTGATGATGTGACGGAGGAAAATGATCCCCGTCCAAGGTTTCTTATGAGCCCACGCGGCAAGCCGTTAACGCAGGAAATGGCGCGGGATCTGGCCGAGGGGCCGGGGGCGATTATCGTGTGTGGCCGCTTTGAGGGCGTGGACCAGCGGGTGATTGAAGCGCGGAACCTGCAAGAGGTCTCCATCGGCGATTACATTCTCTCAGGCGGTGAAATGGCCGCCACCATCCTTCTGGATGCGGTTGTGCGCCTGCTTCCCGGTGTTATGGGCAACAAGGAAAGCGGTGACAGCGAGAGCTTTGAAAACGGTCTGCTGGAGCATCCCCACTACACACGCCCCGTTGAATTCGAGGGCCGACCGATTCCCGATATCCTCACAGGCGGGAATCACAAGTTGATCGATAAATGGCGTCTGGAGCAATCACAGGAGCTGACAAAACAGCGCCGTCCGGACCTCTGGAAAGCTTATTTAGACGGTAAAAAGGGCTAG
- a CDS encoding DMT family transporter → MNIGYLFLAVIAGFALPLQGALGGKLGALLENPMHSTFISYLGGLISCFVVILVLRMPAPSLKSLAVVDWYLFLPGVLGAIFVSAMMFLMPKIGIANVLIAAIVGQTIMSIALDHFGAFGNPEIRVSGIRVLGALLLMAGLFCIQYSSAPANEQSFPEASETAA, encoded by the coding sequence ATGAATATTGGTTATCTATTTCTAGCTGTCATTGCTGGCTTTGCTCTTCCTCTGCAAGGTGCTCTTGGTGGAAAATTGGGTGCTCTCCTTGAAAACCCTATGCATTCGACGTTTATTTCATACCTAGGCGGGCTGATTAGCTGTTTTGTGGTCATTCTGGTGCTTCGTATGCCTGCGCCCTCTCTAAAGTCTTTAGCGGTAGTAGACTGGTATCTCTTTCTTCCCGGAGTGCTTGGAGCTATTTTTGTAAGCGCGATGATGTTTTTGATGCCTAAAATCGGGATCGCCAATGTCTTGATCGCTGCAATAGTGGGACAGACAATAATGTCCATCGCGCTGGATCATTTTGGCGCATTCGGAAATCCTGAAATAAGAGTATCAGGGATCAGAGTTCTTGGAGCTCTTCTTTTAATGGCGGGGTTGTTCTGTATTCAGTATTCGTCAGCACCCGCAAACGAGCAGAGTTTTCCTGAAGCTTCTGAAACAGCCGCCTAG
- the rimM gene encoding ribosome maturation factor RimM (Essential for efficient processing of 16S rRNA), with translation MSAKSDELILMAQVGAAHGIRGEVRVKPFGDDPLSFADYGKLETADGQQKFKVKRARVQKTVVVTKFEGINDRNAAEALNGTKLYIARHKLPETEDEDEFYHSDLIGLSVIDGAGEPLGKVVSLENFGAGELLEVKPQSGGTVYFPFTKAVVPAIDLEAGKVTVIPPEGFFAAGEKEPETGGEDG, from the coding sequence ATGTCAGCTAAATCAGATGAACTCATCTTGATGGCACAGGTTGGAGCTGCCCACGGTATTCGTGGTGAGGTGCGGGTGAAACCCTTTGGCGATGATCCGCTCTCATTTGCTGATTATGGCAAGCTGGAAACAGCCGATGGCCAGCAAAAATTCAAGGTAAAGCGCGCCCGTGTGCAAAAGACCGTGGTTGTTACCAAGTTCGAAGGCATTAACGATCGCAACGCGGCCGAAGCTCTGAACGGCACCAAGCTTTACATCGCCCGCCATAAACTTCCCGAAACAGAAGACGAAGACGAGTTCTACCACTCAGACCTCATCGGCCTCTCCGTTATTGACGGAGCAGGGGAACCTTTAGGCAAAGTGGTCTCGCTGGAAAACTTCGGCGCTGGCGAACTGCTGGAAGTAAAGCCACAAAGCGGCGGAACAGTCTATTTCCCGTTTACCAAGGCAGTGGTTCCGGCTATCGATCTGGAAGCTGGCAAAGTGACCGTCATCCCACCGGAAGGCTTTTTTGCAGCAGGTGAAAAAGAGCCTGAAACCGGCGGTGAAGACGGGTAA
- the rpsP gene encoding 30S ribosomal protein S16, with protein MATKIRLARGGAKKRPFYRIVIADVRSPRDGRFLEIVGRYNPMLPKGDEKRVELDEERIKHWLSNGAQPTDRVHRFLDEAGLLKREARNNPNKAKLGKKAQERLDEKLAAEEEAKAAAAAAAEEAAAE; from the coding sequence ATGGCTACTAAAATCCGTCTCGCACGCGGTGGCGCAAAAAAGCGTCCATTCTACCGTATCGTAATTGCTGACGTTCGCTCCCCACGTGACGGTCGTTTCCTTGAAATCGTTGGTCGCTACAACCCAATGCTGCCAAAAGGCGACGAAAAGCGCGTTGAACTGGACGAAGAGCGCATCAAGCACTGGCTCTCCAACGGCGCACAGCCAACAGACCGTGTTCACCGCTTCCTCGACGAAGCTGGTCTCTTGAAGCGTGAAGCACGCAACAACCCGAACAAAGCGAAACTCGGCAAGAAAGCTCAAGAGCGTCTTGACGAAAAGCTGGCTGCTGAAGAAGAAGCAAAAGCTGCTGCTGCCGCTGCTGCTGAAGAAGCTGCTGCTGAATAA
- a CDS encoding chorismate mutase: protein MSGSDKSVQAQALLGSLRSSIDNIDAALVHMLAERFRCTQAVGELKATHDLPPADLEREKRQIERLRQLAADSNLDPDFAEKFLNFIVKEVIRHHEAIAADHSAN, encoded by the coding sequence ATGAGTGGCTCTGACAAGTCCGTACAGGCTCAGGCACTGCTTGGCTCCCTGCGCTCCAGTATCGACAATATTGATGCAGCGCTGGTTCACATGCTGGCCGAACGTTTTCGTTGTACGCAGGCTGTTGGCGAGTTGAAGGCAACCCATGACCTTCCCCCGGCAGACCTTGAGAGAGAAAAAAGACAAATTGAACGCCTCCGTCAGCTGGCGGCGGATTCGAACTTAGACCCTGACTTTGCTGAGAAATTTCTGAACTTCATTGTGAAGGAAGTTATTCGGCATCACGAAGCCATTGCCGCTGACCACAGCGCTAATTGA